From the genome of Grus americana isolate bGruAme1 chromosome 9, bGruAme1.mat, whole genome shotgun sequence, one region includes:
- the ERFE gene encoding erythroferrone isoform X4, with product MRLPELCLALLCAAAAAGPGSPGTAREQPPGPGAAAGRAAEAGRGRPGAVASRAGGVDPRQAWMLLAGSPGRASGSRARGRTGTERAGTGAGTAPVPAGGQAPGKSPQAALQVGVPGAAPADPGVPAVLEELLKELQLLLKGMVKEQAKTHRKAWEGREEEEESGEGNPQARSHRRVEAAFHCRTRENISIKQRARQELQLYYIPAREGMFHRGSGLNLTSGQYTAPVAGFYTFTATLHIVRREQQRKGQPCRGNRLRVLICVQSHCQHNSNLETVSWLESGGDLFTISVTGVLYLQAGQYASVFVDNAAGSPLTIQSGSDFSAILLGV from the exons ATGCGGTTGCCGGAGTTGTGCCTGGCGCTGCtctgcgccgccgccgccgccgggcccggctccccGGGGACGGCTCGGGAGCAGCCGCCGGGCCCGGGAGCAGCCGCGGGGAGGGCGGCAGAGGCGGGACGCGGGAGGCCGGGGGCGGTGGCCTCTCGGGCCGGCGGCGTGGACCCCCGTCAGGCGTggatgctgctggctgggagccCCGGGCGGGCGAGCGGCAGCCGGGCCCGGGGCAGGACGGGCACAGAACGGGCCGGGACAGGGGCTGGCACAGCGCCGGTACCGGCCGGTGGCCAGGCTCCGGGAAAATCCCCCCAGGCTGCCTTGCAAGTCGGCGTGCCAGGCGCCGCCCCTGCCGACCCCGGGGTCCCCGCCGTGCTGgaagagctgctgaaggagctgcagctcctgctgaaaG GCATGGTGAAGGAGCAGGCAAAGACCCACAGGAAGGCCTGGGAAGGgcgtgaggaagaggaggaaagtggTGAAGGCAATCCACAGGCCAGGTCCCATCGTCGTGTGGAAGCAGCCTTCCACTGCCGGACACGAGAAAACATCTCCATCAAGCAGAGAGCacggcaggagctgcagctctacTACATC ccaGCGAGGGAGGGGATGTTCCACCGCGGCTCGGGGCTGAACCTGACCAGCGGGCAGTACACGGCCCCTGTTGCAGGCTTCTACACCTTCACTGCCACGCTGCACATCG TGcgcagagagcagcagaggaaagggcAGCCGTGCAGGGGGAATCGTCTGCGGGTGCTGATCTGCGTGCAGTCCCACTGCCAGCACAACAG CAATTTGGAGACCGTGTCCTGGCTGGAGAGCGGTGGTGACCTGTTTACCATCTCCGTCACTGGCGTCCTTTACCTGCAG GCTGGGCAGTATGCCTCTGTTTTCGTGGACAACGCTGCAGGCTCTCCCCTCACCATTCAAAGCGGCTCTGATTTCAGCGCCATTCTGCTGGGGGTGTGA
- the ERFE gene encoding erythroferrone isoform X2, producing MRLPELCLALLCAAAAAGPGSPGTAREQPPGPGAAAGRAAEAGRGRPGAVASRAGGVDPRQAWMLLAGSPGRASGSRARGRTGTERAGTGAGTAPVPAGGQAPGKSPQAALQVGVPGAAPADPGVPAVLEELLKELQLLLKGMVKEQAKTHRKAWEGREEEEESGEGNPQARSHRRVEAAFHCRTRENISIKQRARQELQLYYIPAREGMFHRGSGLNLTSGQYTAPVAGFYTFTATLHIVRREQQRKGQPCRGNRLRVLICVQSHCQHNSNLETVSWLESGGDLFTISVTGVLYLQRHSAGGVKRYWAPHREQNLCQEQRDPSLCQPPSHLPCSAPSPGKTFHCCRSCRLAQYCTCCRTI from the exons ATGCGGTTGCCGGAGTTGTGCCTGGCGCTGCtctgcgccgccgccgccgccgggcccggctccccGGGGACGGCTCGGGAGCAGCCGCCGGGCCCGGGAGCAGCCGCGGGGAGGGCGGCAGAGGCGGGACGCGGGAGGCCGGGGGCGGTGGCCTCTCGGGCCGGCGGCGTGGACCCCCGTCAGGCGTggatgctgctggctgggagccCCGGGCGGGCGAGCGGCAGCCGGGCCCGGGGCAGGACGGGCACAGAACGGGCCGGGACAGGGGCTGGCACAGCGCCGGTACCGGCCGGTGGCCAGGCTCCGGGAAAATCCCCCCAGGCTGCCTTGCAAGTCGGCGTGCCAGGCGCCGCCCCTGCCGACCCCGGGGTCCCCGCCGTGCTGgaagagctgctgaaggagctgcagctcctgctgaaaG GCATGGTGAAGGAGCAGGCAAAGACCCACAGGAAGGCCTGGGAAGGgcgtgaggaagaggaggaaagtggTGAAGGCAATCCACAGGCCAGGTCCCATCGTCGTGTGGAAGCAGCCTTCCACTGCCGGACACGAGAAAACATCTCCATCAAGCAGAGAGCacggcaggagctgcagctctacTACATC ccaGCGAGGGAGGGGATGTTCCACCGCGGCTCGGGGCTGAACCTGACCAGCGGGCAGTACACGGCCCCTGTTGCAGGCTTCTACACCTTCACTGCCACGCTGCACATCG TGcgcagagagcagcagaggaaagggcAGCCGTGCAGGGGGAATCGTCTGCGGGTGCTGATCTGCGTGCAGTCCCACTGCCAGCACAACAG CAATTTGGAGACCGTGTCCTGGCTGGAGAGCGGTGGTGACCTGTTTACCATCTCCGTCACTGGCGTCCTTTACCTGCAG CGCCATTCTGCTGGGGGTGTGAAAAGGTACTGGGCACCACACAGGGAGCAGAACCTGTGCCAGGAGCAGCGTGACCCTTCCCTCTGCCAGCCACCATCACACCTCCCCTGCTCAGCACCAAGCCCAGGGAAGACCTTtcactgctgcaggagctgcagactGGCCCAATACTGCACGTGCTGCAGAACCATCTGA
- the ERFE gene encoding erythroferrone isoform X1, with protein MRLPELCLALLCAAAAAGPGSPGTAREQPPGPGAAAGRAAEAGRGRPGAVASRAGGVDPRQAWMLLAGSPGRASGSRARGRTGTERAGTGAGTAPVPAGGQAPGKSPQAALQVGVPGAAPADPGVPAVLEELLKELQLLLKGMVKEQAKTHRKAWEGREEEEESGEGNPQARSHRRVEAAFHCRTRENISIKQRARQELQLYYIVSAQPAASSCLWGHSLTQAFPHPQPAREGMFHRGSGLNLTSGQYTAPVAGFYTFTATLHIVRREQQRKGQPCRGNRLRVLICVQSHCQHNSNLETVSWLESGGDLFTISVTGVLYLQRHSAGGVKRYWAPHREQNLCQEQRDPSLCQPPSHLPCSAPSPGKTFHCCRSCRLAQYCTCCRTI; from the exons ATGCGGTTGCCGGAGTTGTGCCTGGCGCTGCtctgcgccgccgccgccgccgggcccggctccccGGGGACGGCTCGGGAGCAGCCGCCGGGCCCGGGAGCAGCCGCGGGGAGGGCGGCAGAGGCGGGACGCGGGAGGCCGGGGGCGGTGGCCTCTCGGGCCGGCGGCGTGGACCCCCGTCAGGCGTggatgctgctggctgggagccCCGGGCGGGCGAGCGGCAGCCGGGCCCGGGGCAGGACGGGCACAGAACGGGCCGGGACAGGGGCTGGCACAGCGCCGGTACCGGCCGGTGGCCAGGCTCCGGGAAAATCCCCCCAGGCTGCCTTGCAAGTCGGCGTGCCAGGCGCCGCCCCTGCCGACCCCGGGGTCCCCGCCGTGCTGgaagagctgctgaaggagctgcagctcctgctgaaaG GCATGGTGAAGGAGCAGGCAAAGACCCACAGGAAGGCCTGGGAAGGgcgtgaggaagaggaggaaagtggTGAAGGCAATCCACAGGCCAGGTCCCATCGTCGTGTGGAAGCAGCCTTCCACTGCCGGACACGAGAAAACATCTCCATCAAGCAGAGAGCacggcaggagctgcagctctacTACATCGTGAGTGCCCAGCCTGCTGCATCTTCCTGCCTATGGGGACATTCTCTAACCCAAGcctttccccatccccagccaGCGAGGGAGGGGATGTTCCACCGCGGCTCGGGGCTGAACCTGACCAGCGGGCAGTACACGGCCCCTGTTGCAGGCTTCTACACCTTCACTGCCACGCTGCACATCG TGcgcagagagcagcagaggaaagggcAGCCGTGCAGGGGGAATCGTCTGCGGGTGCTGATCTGCGTGCAGTCCCACTGCCAGCACAACAG CAATTTGGAGACCGTGTCCTGGCTGGAGAGCGGTGGTGACCTGTTTACCATCTCCGTCACTGGCGTCCTTTACCTGCAG CGCCATTCTGCTGGGGGTGTGAAAAGGTACTGGGCACCACACAGGGAGCAGAACCTGTGCCAGGAGCAGCGTGACCCTTCCCTCTGCCAGCCACCATCACACCTCCCCTGCTCAGCACCAAGCCCAGGGAAGACCTTtcactgctgcaggagctgcagactGGCCCAATACTGCACGTGCTGCAGAACCATCTGA
- the ERFE gene encoding erythroferrone isoform X3 — MRLPELCLALLCAAAAAGPGSPGTAREQPPGPGAAAGRAAEAGRGRPGAVASRAGGVDPRQAWMLLAGSPGRASGSRARGRTGTERAGTGAGTAPVPAGGQAPGKSPQAALQVGVPGAAPADPGVPAVLEELLKELQLLLKGMVKEQAKTHRKAWEGREEEEESGEGNPQARSHRRVEAAFHCRTRENISIKQRARQELQLYYIVSAQPAASSCLWGHSLTQAFPHPQPAREGMFHRGSGLNLTSGQYTAPVAGFYTFTATLHIVRREQQRKGQPCRGNRLRVLICVQSHCQHNSNLETVSWLESGGDLFTISVTGVLYLQAGQYASVFVDNAAGSPLTIQSGSDFSAILLGV, encoded by the exons ATGCGGTTGCCGGAGTTGTGCCTGGCGCTGCtctgcgccgccgccgccgccgggcccggctccccGGGGACGGCTCGGGAGCAGCCGCCGGGCCCGGGAGCAGCCGCGGGGAGGGCGGCAGAGGCGGGACGCGGGAGGCCGGGGGCGGTGGCCTCTCGGGCCGGCGGCGTGGACCCCCGTCAGGCGTggatgctgctggctgggagccCCGGGCGGGCGAGCGGCAGCCGGGCCCGGGGCAGGACGGGCACAGAACGGGCCGGGACAGGGGCTGGCACAGCGCCGGTACCGGCCGGTGGCCAGGCTCCGGGAAAATCCCCCCAGGCTGCCTTGCAAGTCGGCGTGCCAGGCGCCGCCCCTGCCGACCCCGGGGTCCCCGCCGTGCTGgaagagctgctgaaggagctgcagctcctgctgaaaG GCATGGTGAAGGAGCAGGCAAAGACCCACAGGAAGGCCTGGGAAGGgcgtgaggaagaggaggaaagtggTGAAGGCAATCCACAGGCCAGGTCCCATCGTCGTGTGGAAGCAGCCTTCCACTGCCGGACACGAGAAAACATCTCCATCAAGCAGAGAGCacggcaggagctgcagctctacTACATCGTGAGTGCCCAGCCTGCTGCATCTTCCTGCCTATGGGGACATTCTCTAACCCAAGcctttccccatccccagccaGCGAGGGAGGGGATGTTCCACCGCGGCTCGGGGCTGAACCTGACCAGCGGGCAGTACACGGCCCCTGTTGCAGGCTTCTACACCTTCACTGCCACGCTGCACATCG TGcgcagagagcagcagaggaaagggcAGCCGTGCAGGGGGAATCGTCTGCGGGTGCTGATCTGCGTGCAGTCCCACTGCCAGCACAACAG CAATTTGGAGACCGTGTCCTGGCTGGAGAGCGGTGGTGACCTGTTTACCATCTCCGTCACTGGCGTCCTTTACCTGCAG GCTGGGCAGTATGCCTCTGTTTTCGTGGACAACGCTGCAGGCTCTCCCCTCACCATTCAAAGCGGCTCTGATTTCAGCGCCATTCTGCTGGGGGTGTGA
- the ILKAP gene encoding integrin-linked kinase-associated serine/threonine phosphatase 2C isoform X1 codes for MDLFGDLPEPGSSAAGKEAQKGPLLFDDLPPASSADSGKGGSLLFDDLPPASSSDTASGATEQVSSAGSHGKGEKRKSLEEEEKNGREELVEKKVCKGSVGILGLKGYVAERKGEREDMQDAHVILNDITEECQPLPSQITRVSYFAVFDGHGGVRASKFAALNLHQNLIKKFPKGEVVSVEKTVKRCLLDTFKHTDEEFLKQASSQKPAWKDGSTATCVLAVDNILYIANLGDSRAILCRYNEESQKHAALSLSKEHNPTQYEERMRIQKAGGNVRDGRVLGVLEVSRSIGDGQYKRCGVISVPDIKRCQLTHNDRFILIACDGLFKVFTPEEAVNFIVSCLEDKNIQMREGKLEADARYEAACNRLANKAVQRGSADNVTVMVVRIEH; via the exons ATGGATCTGTTCGGGGACCTCCCGGAGCCCGGCTCCTCGGCGGCGG GGAAGGAAGCCCAGAAAGGGCCTCTGCTCTTTGACGACCTCCCACCAGCCAGCAGTGCTGACTCAG GAAAAGGAGGCTCTCTACTCTTCGATGATCTTccaccagccagcagcagtgACACAG ccTCCGGTGCTACTGAGCAAGTCTCATCAGCAGGGAGCCatgggaaaggggagaagagaaagtccttggaggaggaagagaagaatggCAGGGAAGAACTTGTGGAAAAGAAAGTTTGTAAAG GGTCAGTGGGCATTCTTGGATTGAAGGGTTATGTGGCAGAGAGGAAAGGTGAAAGAGAAGACATGCAGGATGCACATGTCATCTTAAATGATATCACCGAGGAATGCCAGCCTCTGCCCTCCCAAAT CACGCGTGTCTCGTACTTCGCTGTTTTTGATGGCCACGGGGGAGTCCGAGCCTCAAAATTTGCAGCACTGAATCTGCACCAAAATCTGATTAAGAAATTTCCTAAAG GTGAGGTAGTCAGCGTGGAGAAAACTGTGAAGAGATGCCTTTTGGACACCTTCAAACACACAGATGAAGAGTTTCTAAAGCAGGCATCCAGCCA GAAGCCAGCATGGAAGGATGGCTCCACAGCTACTTGTGTCCTAGCTGTTGACAATATTCTCTACATAGCCAACCTCGGGGACAGCCGG GCGATTCTGTGTCGTTATAATGAAGAGAGTCAGAAACATGCAGCTTTAAGCCTCAGTAAAGAGCACAACCCCACCCAGTATGAGGAGCGTATGCGGATACAGAAAGCTGGGGGAAATGTCAG GGACGGAAGAGTCCTAGGAGTGCTGGAGGTTTCCCGCTCCATTGGGGATGGCCAGTACAAACGCTGTGGTGTCATCTCTGTGCCAGATATCAAACGCTGCCAACTCACACACAATGACAG GTTCATTCTGATAGCATGTGATGGTCTCTTTAAAGTCTTTACACCAGAAGAAGCTGTGAACTTCATTGTATCCTGCCTGGAG GATAAGAACATCCAGATGAGAGAAGGGAAGCTAGAAGCAGACGCTAGATATGAAGCTGCATGTAACAGACTGGCCAACAAGGCAGTACAGCGAGGGTCAGCAGACAATGTCACGGTCATGGTGGTCCGGATAGAGCACTGA
- the ILKAP gene encoding integrin-linked kinase-associated serine/threonine phosphatase 2C isoform X2: MDLFGDLPEPGSSAAGKGGSLLFDDLPPASSSDTASGATEQVSSAGSHGKGEKRKSLEEEEKNGREELVEKKVCKGSVGILGLKGYVAERKGEREDMQDAHVILNDITEECQPLPSQITRVSYFAVFDGHGGVRASKFAALNLHQNLIKKFPKGEVVSVEKTVKRCLLDTFKHTDEEFLKQASSQKPAWKDGSTATCVLAVDNILYIANLGDSRAILCRYNEESQKHAALSLSKEHNPTQYEERMRIQKAGGNVRDGRVLGVLEVSRSIGDGQYKRCGVISVPDIKRCQLTHNDRFILIACDGLFKVFTPEEAVNFIVSCLEDKNIQMREGKLEADARYEAACNRLANKAVQRGSADNVTVMVVRIEH; the protein is encoded by the exons ATGGATCTGTTCGGGGACCTCCCGGAGCCCGGCTCCTCGGCGGCGG GAAAAGGAGGCTCTCTACTCTTCGATGATCTTccaccagccagcagcagtgACACAG ccTCCGGTGCTACTGAGCAAGTCTCATCAGCAGGGAGCCatgggaaaggggagaagagaaagtccttggaggaggaagagaagaatggCAGGGAAGAACTTGTGGAAAAGAAAGTTTGTAAAG GGTCAGTGGGCATTCTTGGATTGAAGGGTTATGTGGCAGAGAGGAAAGGTGAAAGAGAAGACATGCAGGATGCACATGTCATCTTAAATGATATCACCGAGGAATGCCAGCCTCTGCCCTCCCAAAT CACGCGTGTCTCGTACTTCGCTGTTTTTGATGGCCACGGGGGAGTCCGAGCCTCAAAATTTGCAGCACTGAATCTGCACCAAAATCTGATTAAGAAATTTCCTAAAG GTGAGGTAGTCAGCGTGGAGAAAACTGTGAAGAGATGCCTTTTGGACACCTTCAAACACACAGATGAAGAGTTTCTAAAGCAGGCATCCAGCCA GAAGCCAGCATGGAAGGATGGCTCCACAGCTACTTGTGTCCTAGCTGTTGACAATATTCTCTACATAGCCAACCTCGGGGACAGCCGG GCGATTCTGTGTCGTTATAATGAAGAGAGTCAGAAACATGCAGCTTTAAGCCTCAGTAAAGAGCACAACCCCACCCAGTATGAGGAGCGTATGCGGATACAGAAAGCTGGGGGAAATGTCAG GGACGGAAGAGTCCTAGGAGTGCTGGAGGTTTCCCGCTCCATTGGGGATGGCCAGTACAAACGCTGTGGTGTCATCTCTGTGCCAGATATCAAACGCTGCCAACTCACACACAATGACAG GTTCATTCTGATAGCATGTGATGGTCTCTTTAAAGTCTTTACACCAGAAGAAGCTGTGAACTTCATTGTATCCTGCCTGGAG GATAAGAACATCCAGATGAGAGAAGGGAAGCTAGAAGCAGACGCTAGATATGAAGCTGCATGTAACAGACTGGCCAACAAGGCAGTACAGCGAGGGTCAGCAGACAATGTCACGGTCATGGTGGTCCGGATAGAGCACTGA